A genomic window from Haliaeetus albicilla chromosome 10, bHalAlb1.1, whole genome shotgun sequence includes:
- the MAF gene encoding transcription factor Maf, whose amino-acid sequence MASELAMSGSDLPTSPLAMEYVNDFDLMKFEVKKEPVETDRIISQCGRLIAGGSLSSTPMSTPCSSVPPSPSFSAPSPGSGTDQKTHLEDYYWMTGYPQQLNPEALGFSPEDAVEALINSSHHPLPGAFDGYARGQQLAAAAGAAAGSVPPEEMGSAAAVVSAVIAAAAAQGGAPHYHHHHHHPHHGAGGGGGGGGGGGGGGGGHPHAAAAAPPGSAPPSSASSAAGSGGGGGGGGAGGLHHPHHGAGGGGGGGGGLHFDDRFSDEQLVTMSVRELNRQLRGVSKEEVIRLKQKRRTLKNRGYAQSCRFKRVQQRHVLESEKNQLLQQVEHLKQEISRLVRERDAYKEKYEKLVSNGFRENGSSSDNPSSPEFFMYPRESSTTVM is encoded by the coding sequence ATGGCATCGGAACTGGCGATGAGCGGCTCCGACCTGCCCACCAGTCCCCTGGCCATGGAATATGTTAATGACTTCGATCTGATGAAGTTTGAAGTGAAAAAGGAGCCGGTGGAGACCGACCGCATCATCAGCCAGTGCGGCCGCTTGATCGCCGGGGGATCGCTCTCTTCCACCCCGATGAGCACGCCCTGCAGCTCCGTGCCCCCGTCCCCCAGCTTCTCGGCGCCCAGCCCCGGCTCCGGCACCGACCAGAAGACCCACCTGGAAGACTACTACTGGATGACGGGCTACCCGCAGCAGCTCAACCCGGAGGCGCTGGGCTTCAGCCCCGAGGACGCGGTGGAGGCGCTCATCAACAGCAGCCACCACCCGCTGCCCGGCGCCTTCGATGGCTATGCTAGAGGGCAGCAGCtggccgcggccgccggcgccgccgccggctccgtGCCGCCCGAGGAGATGGGCTCGGCGGCCGCCGTGGTGTCGGCGGTGAtcgccgcggcggcggcgcagggCGGCGCGCcccactaccaccaccaccaccaccacccgcACCacggcgccggcggcggcggcggcggcggcggcggcggcggcggcggcggcggcgggcaccCCCacgccgcggcggcggcgccgccgggcAGCGCGCCgccctcctccgcctcctcgGCCGCcggctccggcggcggcggcggcggcggcggggccggggggctgcACCACCCGCACCacggcgccggcggcggcggcggcggcggcggggggctccACTTCGACGACCGCTTCTCCGACGAGCAGCTGGTGACCATGTCGGTGCGGGAGCTGAACCGGCAGCTGCGGGGCGTCAGCAAGGAAGAGGTGATCCGGCTGAAGCAGAAGAGGAGGACCCTCAAAAACAGGGGCTATGCCCAGTCCTGCCGCTTCAAGAGGGTCCAGCAGCGGCACGTCCTGGAGTCGGAGAAgaaccagctgctgcagcaagtGGAGCACCTAAAGCAGGAGATCTCCAGGCTGGTCCGGGAGAGGGACGCCTACAAGGAAAAGTACGAGAAGCTGGTCAGCAATGGCTTCAGAGAAAACGGATCCAGCAGCGACAACCCCTCCTCTCCAGAGTTTTTCAT